A single Nostoc sp. PCC 7107 DNA region contains:
- a CDS encoding DUF4159 domain-containing protein, with protein sequence MEIHPLERLQIQDGLLINAERWKRSHDYHRQRQNIHYQSLNEPGIVQGLGVSLILAPKDVPSQYNDARWLQIQPGIAIDVNGNPIVVPQQIDFHISADITEEKPRLIYLVVRYVDPETLQRKQVSESKFEAETFRIDEKTSPPDAFEVELCRILLQPGLVTLKNPQDVFYPSLNSLDFRYRKIARSRPTAVVQVAHLDTQETKEGNSFANLSSLLKYTESLTCTFQGDEQIARLSFPLLDPTIAINYDLLFITGSEPLILNVQELANLESYLDSGGVLLVESPTDAVDRLESILEITENLGTPLEDFIRELNRSHPLRTQPFLFAALPVINQKPLQILVAGGIVLVIGDLSLAWGLDEKLTLSRETIRTAQELGINILNFAWKRKRMTQLRQQTATPISTKPDPLKSIFNKLE encoded by the coding sequence ATGGAAATTCACCCCCTAGAACGACTACAAATTCAAGATGGTTTATTGATTAACGCTGAACGATGGAAGCGATCGCATGATTATCACCGTCAGCGGCAAAATATTCATTATCAGTCGTTGAATGAACCGGGAATAGTTCAGGGTTTGGGTGTGAGTTTGATTCTTGCGCCAAAGGATGTACCCTCACAATATAATGATGCGCGATGGTTACAAATTCAGCCAGGAATTGCCATTGATGTGAATGGGAATCCGATTGTGGTTCCGCAACAGATAGATTTTCATATCTCGGCTGATATTACAGAAGAAAAACCTAGGCTAATTTATTTAGTTGTGCGTTATGTAGATCCAGAAACTTTACAACGCAAACAAGTAAGTGAAAGTAAATTTGAAGCCGAAACTTTTCGGATTGATGAAAAAACTTCACCACCTGATGCGTTTGAAGTGGAATTATGCAGAATTTTATTACAGCCGGGATTAGTAACTTTAAAAAATCCCCAAGATGTATTTTATCCAAGTTTGAATAGTTTAGATTTTCGCTATCGAAAAATTGCGCGATCGCGTCCTACTGCGGTGGTGCAGGTGGCGCATCTTGATACGCAGGAAACTAAAGAAGGTAATAGCTTTGCAAATTTATCTTCTTTATTAAAATATACCGAAAGTCTTACCTGTACTTTCCAAGGAGATGAGCAAATTGCTCGGTTAAGTTTTCCACTTTTAGACCCAACAATAGCAATTAATTATGATTTGCTATTTATTACGGGAAGTGAACCATTAATTTTAAATGTGCAAGAATTAGCTAATCTTGAAAGTTATCTAGATAGTGGGGGAGTTTTGTTAGTAGAATCGCCTACCGATGCTGTTGACCGATTAGAAAGTATTTTAGAGATTACTGAAAATTTAGGCACACCTTTAGAAGATTTTATACGCGAACTTAATAGATCCCATCCATTACGGACACAGCCATTTTTATTTGCTGCTTTACCAGTTATAAATCAAAAGCCTCTGCAAATTTTAGTTGCAGGTGGCATTGTTTTAGTTATTGGTGATTTATCACTAGCTTGGGGATTAGATGAAAAATTAACTTTATCACGAGAAACAATTCGCACTGCCCAAGAGTTAGGCATTAATATTCTTAATTTTGCCTGGAAGCGTAAGCGAATGACGCAATTAAGACAACAAACTGCTACACCTATATCAACTAAGCCAGACCCATTAAAAAGCATTTTCAATAAGTTGGAATAA
- a CDS encoding putative baseplate assembly protein, which produces MEFDFLPKLPKSNLDDRTFKDLVDECILRIPRYCPEWTNYNPSDPGITLIELFAWLTDQMLLRFNEVPKRNYITFLELLGVRLQAPAPAVADITFYLSAALPDTYTIPAGVEVATIRTETEEAISFTTDRPLIIDKPQIRHFLTCPTADQKPEILRDRFTNLWTMRSDGEWYGRELALFDEQPQPGNSFYLVIDGESQCEGNVLALQLKGEAATATGINPDIPPRRWEAWNGVEWEVVLLQEADDSTKGFSFSELATQGINPLQGADIVLHLPQFWPVSTFTAYQGRWLRCVYTSPQPNQPGYSSAPRMVGLAVRSIGGTVGASQSELIRNEILGESDGTPGQTFQLQGVPLLNRREDEYLLVSPPGGIPQRWYEVSDFANSLPQDLHYTIDSRTGTVQFGPVIREPAQLQQQTEFRRGVGNISNIQELERQYGAVPPRGSVIRMVAYRTGGGRKGNVQRGTITVAKTAVPYIARLINHTPARNGSDAESLEDAVIRVPAMLRTRDRAVTPEDFEVLTLQAGGGAVARVRCLPPTTTQEAGTVKLLVVPAANTDAIIRGEGIEPELFSLSPQLRDQIIAYLDERRLLGIQVKLQAPEYVGVAVQTEVALEPEYNHPAAQQEILSKLRVALYRFLNPITGGQDGRGWPFGRPVYPSDIVNLFQQFPAVRYLGVVQLFELRYVGSTWVRSLPQNPVIDPGALGLICSWQNTRLRSGHVVNLIQ; this is translated from the coding sequence GTGGAATTTGATTTTTTACCAAAGTTACCCAAGTCTAATCTAGACGATCGCACTTTTAAAGATTTAGTTGATGAGTGTATTCTGCGGATTCCCCGCTATTGTCCAGAATGGACGAATTATAACCCCAGTGACCCAGGCATTACGCTCATTGAGCTATTTGCTTGGTTAACTGACCAAATGTTGCTGCGGTTCAATGAAGTACCCAAGCGCAATTACATTACTTTTTTAGAGTTATTGGGTGTCAGGTTGCAAGCGCCTGCGCCTGCGGTGGCGGATATTACTTTTTATTTGAGTGCGGCTTTACCTGATACTTACACCATTCCGGCTGGGGTGGAGGTGGCGACAATTCGCACGGAAACAGAAGAGGCCATATCTTTCACCACAGATCGGCCTTTAATTATTGATAAACCGCAAATTCGCCACTTTCTCACCTGTCCCACCGCTGATCAAAAACCAGAAATTTTGCGCGATCGCTTTACTAATTTATGGACGATGCGCTCTGATGGTGAGTGGTATGGTAGAGAGTTGGCACTTTTTGACGAACAACCCCAACCGGGAAACAGCTTTTATTTAGTTATTGATGGGGAATCCCAGTGTGAGGGGAACGTTCTGGCGTTGCAATTAAAAGGAGAAGCAGCCACCGCCACGGGGATTAATCCCGATATTCCGCCGCGGCGTTGGGAAGCTTGGAATGGTGTGGAATGGGAAGTGGTGTTACTACAAGAAGCGGACGATAGCACCAAGGGTTTTAGTTTTAGCGAATTGGCGACCCAAGGAATTAACCCCCTACAAGGTGCAGATATCGTCCTGCATTTACCCCAATTCTGGCCTGTGAGTACCTTCACCGCGTACCAAGGACGTTGGTTGCGTTGCGTTTACACTTCGCCCCAACCCAATCAACCAGGATATAGCAGTGCGCCGCGGATGGTTGGTTTGGCGGTGAGATCCATTGGTGGGACGGTGGGTGCTAGTCAAAGTGAACTGATTCGCAATGAAATTTTAGGGGAAAGCGACGGTACACCGGGACAAACTTTCCAGTTACAAGGCGTTCCCTTGTTGAACCGTCGGGAAGATGAATATTTGCTGGTTTCGCCGCCAGGGGGAATCCCTCAACGGTGGTATGAGGTCAGCGATTTTGCTAATTCTCTCCCCCAAGATTTGCACTATACAATTGATTCGCGCACCGGGACAGTGCAGTTTGGCCCGGTGATTCGGGAACCAGCCCAACTCCAGCAGCAAACGGAATTTAGGCGGGGAGTGGGGAATATTTCTAATATTCAGGAATTAGAACGACAATATGGGGCTGTTCCGCCGCGCGGTTCGGTGATTCGGATGGTTGCATACCGGACTGGTGGTGGGCGGAAGGGGAATGTGCAACGGGGGACGATTACCGTAGCGAAAACGGCGGTTCCATATATTGCGAGGTTGATTAACCATACACCCGCGCGTAACGGTTCCGATGCGGAATCTTTGGAAGATGCGGTGATTCGCGTTCCGGCGATGCTGCGAACCCGCGATCGCGCTGTGACTCCCGAAGATTTTGAAGTGCTGACCCTACAAGCTGGCGGTGGTGCGGTGGCGCGGGTACGCTGCTTACCACCGACAACTACACAAGAAGCTGGAACTGTCAAATTATTAGTTGTCCCGGCGGCGAATACAGATGCAATTATTCGTGGTGAAGGTATCGAACCGGAATTATTTAGTTTGAGTCCGCAGTTACGTGACCAAATTATTGCTTATTTGGATGAACGGAGGTTATTAGGAATACAGGTTAAATTGCAAGCGCCGGAATATGTGGGTGTAGCGGTGCAAACAGAAGTTGCGCTGGAACCAGAATACAACCATCCTGCCGCCCAGCAAGAGATTTTAAGTAAATTACGGGTGGCGTTGTATCGGTTTTTGAATCCGATTACGGGGGGTCAGGATGGGAGAGGCTGGCCGTTTGGGCGACCTGTTTATCCTTCGGATATTGTCAATTTGTTTCAGCAATTTCCGGCGGTGCGGTACTTGGGGGTAGTGCAGTTGTTTGAATTGCGCTATGTGGGTTCAACTTGGGTGCGATCGCTTCCCCAAAATCCGGTGATTGATCCGGGGGCGTTGGGTTTAATTTGTTCTTGGCAAAATACGCGATTGCGTTCTGGCCATGTTGTTAATCTCATCCAATAA
- a CDS encoding GPW/gp25 family protein translates to MPELNQNQHLGAGWSFPLRVNVQGGLQLSKADRNIEESMMLILRTDLGERVYRPNFGSRLSELTFAPMNTQTLLLLRLHVQEALEMWEPRIVLDAVRADPDPLRGRVDIVIEYHPKDTHDSRSLVFPFYLNGQ, encoded by the coding sequence ATGCCGGAACTCAATCAAAATCAACACCTGGGTGCGGGCTGGTCGTTTCCGTTACGGGTGAATGTCCAAGGGGGTCTGCAACTTAGTAAGGCCGATCGCAATATTGAAGAGTCGATGATGCTGATTTTGCGTACCGATTTGGGTGAACGGGTGTATCGTCCTAACTTTGGTTCGCGGTTGTCGGAGTTGACTTTTGCACCGATGAATACTCAAACTTTATTACTTTTGCGTCTACACGTCCAAGAAGCGTTGGAGATGTGGGAACCACGAATCGTTTTAGATGCGGTGCGTGCTGACCCTGATCCACTGCGAGGTCGTGTAGATATTGTGATTGAATATCATCCCAAAGATACCCATGATTCGCGGAGTTTAGTATTTCCGTTTTATTTAAATGGTCAATAG
- a CDS encoding PAAR domain-containing protein, with product MFPAARLTDLTVTGDPITAPGVPNVLIAGLPAACVGDLVAGPVVTGSIVMGSFTVLIGGRPAARVTSQVAGVNTVTGVPLTTVVGIGAPTVLIGG from the coding sequence ATGTTTCCAGCAGCACGATTAACTGATTTAACTGTCACAGGCGATCCGATTACTGCCCCTGGTGTGCCTAATGTTTTAATTGCAGGTTTACCCGCAGCTTGTGTTGGCGATTTAGTGGCGGGGCCTGTGGTTACTGGAAGTATTGTGATGGGTTCTTTTACCGTATTGATTGGAGGTAGACCTGCGGCGCGAGTCACATCTCAGGTAGCTGGTGTTAATACTGTAACAGGTGTACCATTAACTACTGTTGTGGGTATAGGTGCGCCAACGGTGTTAATTGGTGGTTGA
- a CDS encoding ankyrin repeat domain-containing protein produces the protein MNFSQEFEQTLTQGASLEKFTSLLKKISNYNYVLQGEEPDSLIHLAVVNDRLDVVKLLVQQGASLEPLEIRPKSENLYPEFEVFGFDDDDERFTGDPLLSAAATGKQEIFEFLAPLASISQRRQAMLHLVDGLKSNSIFYSEDKTTFQQLINSKPSTDNPDTFGQWLHDLAQSTITELSLNETIRSVSLKFIERCQEQISQGLNIDRISDNGCTLLWTASNNGYLEAVQALLQLGATPDIPNQTDGWTPLMIAVDAHIPWLCGTKSISGTAESQQVNIVRLLLEAGANVNFAGKHGETALYLLHDFDREEILGEEIHLAICEMESVLRDAGATEAPGD, from the coding sequence ATGAATTTTTCACAAGAATTTGAACAAACCCTTACTCAAGGCGCTTCTTTAGAAAAGTTCACATCTTTGCTGAAGAAAATTAGTAACTATAACTATGTTTTGCAAGGAGAGGAACCAGATAGCCTAATTCACTTGGCGGTGGTTAACGACAGATTAGATGTTGTAAAGCTATTAGTGCAGCAAGGTGCGTCTCTAGAACCATTAGAGATTCGTCCAAAATCAGAAAATCTATATCCTGAATTTGAAGTTTTTGGTTTTGATGATGATGATGAAAGATTTACTGGAGATCCCTTACTGAGTGCTGCTGCGACAGGAAAGCAAGAAATATTTGAGTTCTTAGCGCCACTTGCTTCAATCAGCCAACGTAGGCAAGCAATGTTACATCTAGTTGATGGTCTCAAAAGTAATTCAATTTTTTATTCTGAAGATAAAACTACTTTTCAACAGCTGATCAACTCTAAACCAAGTACAGATAATCCTGACACTTTTGGTCAATGGCTTCATGATTTAGCTCAGTCAACAATTACAGAGCTAAGTCTAAACGAAACAATACGATCTGTATCATTAAAATTTATCGAAAGATGTCAAGAGCAAATTTCGCAAGGATTGAATATTGATAGGATTAGTGATAATGGATGTACTCTTTTGTGGACAGCATCAAATAATGGATATCTTGAAGCAGTTCAAGCCTTGCTGCAATTAGGTGCGACTCCTGATATTCCTAACCAGACAGATGGTTGGACTCCGTTAATGATAGCTGTTGATGCTCATATTCCCTGGCTATGTGGTACTAAAAGTATTTCGGGAACAGCTGAAAGTCAGCAAGTAAATATTGTTCGTCTCCTTCTGGAAGCAGGAGCAAATGTCAACTTTGCAGGAAAACATGGGGAAACTGCTTTGTATTTACTTCATGACTTTGACAGAGAGGAAATTCTTGGCGAGGAAATTCACTTAGCCATTTGTGAAATGGAATCTGTTTTAAGAGATGCAGGAGCGACTGAAGCACCGGGCGACTGA
- a CDS encoding phage tail protein — MSSQILHLQLTSMQLPNAIQTSAVGKGADDFSQIALSSQTTVRAGCDVVVHPPEPSEIVLHLENLGSRMLRLNVRVEGNFPAEWCRIGMEGYELAPRSRMDVVLYFQLPADFFETPELGTGQSLILDYHSRIHVNYTEEGTGRQLVETAGLNLYVRPRSLYPKFLPAVYREVDFIGRFLKIFEQAFEPSVQTLDVLWAYLDPMTAPQTLLPFLAHWVAWPIDRRWTLERQRYLIRSAVELYRWRGTRRGLRLYIHLYTDLPLDEHITREVDKHICIEEIRGEGFVLGNTRLGEDAMIGGGRPYHFIVRLRPQRPNQVDEQLVRHIIEQEKPAFCTYEIYIDALITNS, encoded by the coding sequence ATGAGTAGTCAAATTCTGCACCTGCAATTAACTTCAATGCAATTACCTAACGCGATTCAAACATCGGCGGTAGGGAAGGGTGCAGATGATTTTTCACAAATAGCACTTAGTAGTCAAACGACTGTACGTGCTGGGTGTGATGTGGTGGTTCATCCTCCGGAACCGAGTGAGATAGTTTTGCATCTGGAAAATTTGGGTAGTCGGATGCTGCGGTTGAATGTGCGGGTGGAGGGGAATTTCCCGGCTGAGTGGTGTCGTATTGGGATGGAGGGGTATGAACTTGCACCGCGATCGCGGATGGATGTGGTGTTATACTTCCAACTTCCGGCGGATTTCTTTGAAACTCCCGAACTAGGGACTGGTCAATCTTTAATCTTGGATTATCACAGTCGCATTCATGTTAACTACACTGAGGAGGGGACTGGTAGACAGTTAGTTGAAACGGCTGGTTTAAATTTATATGTCCGCCCTCGCAGTCTCTATCCTAAGTTTTTACCTGCGGTTTATCGAGAAGTTGATTTTATTGGGCGCTTCTTGAAGATTTTTGAACAGGCTTTTGAACCCTCAGTGCAAACGCTAGATGTGTTGTGGGCTTATTTAGACCCAATGACTGCACCGCAGACATTGTTACCTTTTCTCGCGCACTGGGTAGCCTGGCCGATTGACCGTCGTTGGACTTTAGAACGACAACGTTATTTAATTCGTTCGGCGGTTGAACTGTATCGCTGGCGGGGAACACGTAGAGGTTTACGTTTATATATACATCTTTATACAGATTTACCTTTAGATGAACATATTACAAGAGAAGTTGATAAGCATATTTGTATTGAAGAAATTCGCGGCGAAGGTTTTGTTTTAGGTAATACGCGCCTAGGTGAAGATGCAATGATTGGCGGCGGTCGTCCGTATCATTTTATCGTGCGCCTCCGTCCGCAACGTCCAAATCAGGTAGATGAACAATTAGTCCGACACATTATTGAGCAAGAGAAACCCGCTTTTTGTACTTATGAAATTTATATAGATGCGTTAATAACCAATAGTTAA
- a CDS encoding ATP-binding protein: MIKSNFSSLIVKKDVLALLNDFAKAIDSQFRIEDIEGQIFFGTAVDISAIAHPIEFTGELIGWVRGSQQASGVASFLVYALKQESEKKNLAHELLERYQEIDLLHDISIQVTASLNLRQVSRLLIQEAGQLIPSTGGAILLLNKKTNIFETLAEIGANSYLQHPIKLGEGIIGDVVQMGRGEIINNIVSYPRFIGEPKQFNSFICVPLNVEERVVGAIIIGSETAVNYTNRDLKLLSILAMQAGVAIEKALLYEQSCEAAKIAQIQAQQLQTTLHELQQTQAQLIQSEKMSSLGQLVAGIAHEINNPVNFISGNISHAQQYVDDLLRLVHIYQDNCDYLPQIQDLTEEIDLDFLSEDLPKLIGSMSLGIKRVREIVVSLRNFSRTEQAQMTVADIHEGIDSTLLILNNRLKTSCGKLGIEIVKDYDVLPLVECYPSQLNQVFMNIIANAIDALEGQEKEGIITISTSLENGKTWTNYPCIVVRIQDNGSGMSQDVRDRLFEPFFTTKPIGKGTGLGMPICRKIIEKHNGTIECFSEPGQGTTFCIQIPITARKNADLPKKMLSKGSFTFQPPINTVGAPIPTTVVNGTPVTVLTPAT; encoded by the coding sequence ATGATTAAAAGCAATTTCAGCAGTCTGATTGTTAAAAAGGATGTCTTAGCTCTTTTAAATGATTTTGCTAAAGCAATAGATAGTCAGTTCAGAATAGAAGATATCGAAGGTCAAATCTTCTTTGGTACGGCAGTAGATATTTCGGCGATCGCCCACCCAATAGAATTTACTGGTGAATTGATTGGTTGGGTACGTGGTTCACAACAGGCATCTGGTGTTGCTTCATTCCTTGTCTATGCACTCAAACAAGAATCTGAGAAGAAAAATCTCGCCCATGAATTACTAGAAAGATATCAGGAAATTGATTTACTTCATGATATTTCAATTCAAGTAACTGCTAGTCTCAATCTCAGACAAGTTTCTCGATTGCTCATACAAGAAGCTGGCCAATTAATTCCCTCAACTGGTGGAGCTATTTTATTGTTAAACAAAAAAACAAATATTTTTGAGACTCTGGCAGAAATTGGTGCTAATAGTTATCTCCAGCATCCGATAAAATTAGGCGAAGGAATTATCGGTGATGTAGTCCAAATGGGCAGAGGAGAGATTATCAATAATATTGTATCTTATCCTCGATTTATTGGTGAACCAAAACAATTTAATTCGTTTATTTGTGTCCCGTTAAATGTCGAAGAACGGGTAGTTGGAGCAATTATTATTGGTAGCGAAACTGCGGTTAATTATACTAACAGAGACTTAAAACTATTAAGTATATTGGCAATGCAGGCGGGAGTAGCGATCGAAAAAGCCCTACTTTATGAGCAAAGTTGTGAAGCTGCTAAAATTGCCCAAATCCAAGCGCAACAACTGCAAACTACACTGCATGAATTACAACAAACACAAGCACAGTTAATTCAAAGTGAAAAAATGTCTAGCTTGGGGCAGTTAGTAGCGGGAATTGCCCATGAGATTAATAATCCAGTCAACTTTATCAGCGGTAATATTAGTCATGCTCAACAGTATGTTGATGATTTATTGCGTCTAGTGCATATTTACCAAGATAATTGCGATTACCTACCACAAATTCAAGACCTCACCGAAGAAATTGATCTAGACTTTCTCTCTGAAGATTTGCCAAAACTGATAGGTTCAATGAGTTTAGGAATCAAGCGTGTCCGTGAGATTGTTGTATCTTTACGCAACTTTTCGCGGACAGAACAAGCACAGATGACGGTAGCAGATATTCATGAAGGCATTGATAGTACACTGCTGATTTTGAACAATCGCTTAAAGACCAGCTGTGGAAAATTAGGAATTGAAATCGTTAAAGATTATGATGTACTGCCTTTAGTTGAGTGCTATCCCAGTCAACTAAATCAGGTATTTATGAATATTATTGCAAATGCAATTGATGCCTTAGAAGGTCAAGAAAAAGAAGGGATTATTACTATTAGCACTTCATTAGAAAATGGCAAAACATGGACAAATTATCCATGTATAGTCGTTCGGATTCAAGATAATGGTTCGGGAATGAGTCAAGATGTGCGCGATCGCCTCTTTGAACCTTTCTTCACGACAAAACCCATCGGTAAAGGCACAGGCTTAGGAATGCCCATCTGTCGCAAAATTATCGAAAAGCATAACGGTACAATTGAATGCTTCTCAGAACCGGGACAAGGCACTACATTCTGCATTCAAATTCCTATCACTGCTCGCAAAAATGCTGATTTACCAAAAAAAATGCTCAGTAAAGGCTCTTTTACCTTTCAACCACCAATTAACACCGTTGGCGCACCTATACCCACAACAGTAGTTAATGGTACACCTGTTACAGTATTAACACCAGCTACCTGA